ATTCGGCCCAAAGACGAGTTGGACTCCTCGTTTAGATCGTGAAGTTCTTTCTTTACCGGATCCAATTTCTGTTGTGCTCTTCATGACCGTCATGTTAAGTGCATGTTCCCTATTTACCATTTAAAATtgtgtaaatatatacaaCATAACTACAATGTTCACGCTCATGGATTCACTGAATCTCGTGCGTAGGGGTGAGTACATGCGTGAGTGTTCCCACGTGTTCgcactttcttctcgcatGTCCACGCTTCGTGTTTACAGTGCGCGGAATACCTGCAGGGGACACATGAGGACAATAACACACACTGTGAAATTAATAGCAGGGCCCTTCAAAAAATGACACAGTGAAATTAATAGCAGGGCCCTTCAAAAAATGACACAGTGAACATACTGCGAGACCAATCAAAAAACGACATCTTTCGCATAACGGCGACAATAATAAGCAGAGTGTCATCCTGAAGCGTCGAATCGACATTACCCAGAATCCTCGCAGTTGTTACCCCTGTCTGCTTGGAGTACATTGCAACCGCAGGACCTCACACAGAAAACTCTCGAACGATTTAGATGTGAGAGACAGATGCGTCGGGTTGTTGGGCGGCTATTTCCTAGTGACCCAAGGCCACGTGGCAGAGTCCATAAAACGACTGTTCTCGGCCCTTCTGTCTAATATCATTGCACCGTTATTAGGCCCGTTTCGGACACCCTTCTCTACCGAGCGTTGGCGGTTGAGCTAATGTTAGCATCAGTCAGAGGACAGACGAGGGCTGACACTGTTTTTCACGCTCGCCCGCCCGTCCTTTCGCGATGCAGAACATTGCCATCACAACAGCCAACCTCTGCTAAAACACTGACGTCTGTCCACACATCTAACAAGGTTCATCTGCACTGAACAGCGACCAGTTTCAATATTGGGGCTGGCGCCCACACGATTCTACAGATGTTGTCTTCGAGATCGTCGACTCTGCGTGTGAGAAAGCGAGGGGACGTAGTCAAGGACGAATCAGTAAACTCCATTTTCCAGCGTATACGTAAGAGATGGCGAAAGCGTCTTTCGTCTCATAATCCAGTTGACCTATATGCTGGCGATGTCATCCTTCTAGTTCACTCTCCCTCTGGTGTACAGAAAACAGCATTCACGTTCTTGCCTGCCGGCATTCCGAGCAAACACGTGCTCAACATGGTGTGCAGCAGGCATTCACTTCTGGTCTTCGTGGCCGCTGGCGTTTGGCTTGCAACGAGCTGTACGGCTGCATCGAAAGGACTCTCCGCAGCTATAAAACGGTATCCGGGCATGCACGTTACATTCGCTGCCGGACTGGAAGGCAAAACGTGCACCGATACCAAGGGAGAAATTACGGTACAGGTCGCGGCTGAcgaaactgaagcaacgtTCAAATGTGGCGGTACTGTTACTGCTCTATACCCGGCAGATTGTAACGGCGACGTATGCCCCAACACGGAATTAGCACGTAGAGGGGATCAGAAAGTACAACGGATTTGTGAAGACGCCGAATGCGGAAAAATAAAGGCTTTAAACGATGTTTTCCCCGGTGCAACGAGAGACGATAGTACTGGTGAGCACGTGCACGTCCTGAAGTTCCCCAAGGAGGATCGGCCACAGAAAGACGTGTGGTACCAGTGCAGAACTCCACAGAGAACCAACCCTTGCAAAGTGAAAATCAGCGTTGCAGCGGCTCTCAAGGACCCGCCCGCGGGCCAAATCTGCTCCCAGGATAATTCCAGGGTCACAATAGAAGTTGGAAAAGACACAACAGAAGCTAGGTTCAAGTGCGGTGACACACTAACCACGCTAGACCCGGAAGACTGCTCCGGCGACTCGTGCCAGGAGGAAGTTGCACACGACAACGATGAGCCAGTATCGATGATATATGAAGACGAGAGTTGCAGTACAGCTAAGCACTTAGACCAAGTATTCCCAGGCGCCACGCGTCACGACGATGCCACAAACCACGTTTACAAGCTGACGATTccaaaggaaggaaggacgACAAAGGCCGCTTGGTATCAGTGCAAAGGGTCAGAACGGAACGGTAACACCCTTTGCAAAGTCAAAATCAACGTCACCGCCGCTCTGCCGACGCCGCCCACtccagaggcgaagaacaaATGCACCGCCGCCGTCGAGGAACTGAATCTCAGTGCGTCGCCTCAGTTGCCTCTCACATTCGTGTGCCCGCACGACCTTCCTCTAAAGCCTAGTGAAACGAGGGTGTACGACAACCGCGACGGTCAATGCACGAACGAAGTGGACCTCTCTAGTCTCGTAGATGCGACTCTCTCTGGCACAACTCAGGTGGATACGTTGGCACCGGGAGATACCACGTATACATTGACTGTGAGGAGGCTTCCGCCAGAGAGGGCACTGCTCTGCTATAGGTGCTCGGGTCGAAGTGCCTTTTCGGAGTCTTTCAGAAAGGCTAGAGGTCCTGGTGGCGAAAAAGATTGTTTGGTGAAAAGTACGATCGAAGCAGACCCTACATCAACGAATCCNNNNNNNNNNNNNNNNNNNNNNNNNNNNNNNNNNNNNNNNNNNNNNNNNNNNNNNNNNNNNNNNNNNNNNNNNNNNNNNNNNNNNNNNNNNNNNNNNNNNNNNNNNNNNNNNNNNNNNNNNNNNNNNNNNNNNNNNNNNNNNNNNNNNNNNNNNNNNNNNNNNNNNNNNNNNNNNNNNNNNNNNNNNNNNNNNNNNNNNNNNNNNNNNNNNNNNNNNNNNNNNNNNNNNNNNNNNNNNNNNNNNNNNNNNNNNNNNNNNNNNNNNNNNNNNNNNNNNNNNNNNNNNNNNNNNNNNNNNNNNNNNNNNNNNNNNNNNNNNNNNNNNNNNNNNNNNNNNNNNNNNNNNNNNNNNNNNNNNNNNNNNNNNNNNNNNNNNNNNNNNNNNNNNNNNNNNNNNNNNNNNNNNNNNNNNNNNNNNNNNNNNNNNNNNNNNNNNNNNNNNNNNNNNNNNNNNNNNNNNNNNNNNNNNNNNNNNNNNNNNNNNNNNNNNNNNNNNNNNNNNNNNNNNNNNNNNNNNNNNNNNNNNNNNNNNNNNNNNNNNNNNNNNNNNNNNNNNNNNNNNNNNNNNNNNNNNNNNNNNNNNNNNNNNNNNNNNNNNNNNNNNNNNNNNNNNNNNNNNNNNNNNNNNNNNNNNNNNNNNNNNNNNNNNNNNNNNNNNNNNNNNNNNNNNNNNNNNNNNNNNNNNNNNNNNNNNNNNNNNNNNNNNNNNNNNNNNNNNNNNNNNNNNNNNNNNNNNNNNNNNNNNNNNNNNNNNNNNNNNNNNNNNNNNNNNNNNNNNNNNNNNNNNNNNNNNNNNNNNNNNNNNNNNNNNNNNNNNNNNNNNNNNNNNNNNNNNNNNNNNNNNNNNNNNNNNNNNNNNNNNNNNNNNNNNNNNNNNNNNNNNNNNNNNNNNNNNNNNNNNNNNNNNNNNNNNNNNNNNNNNNNNNNNNNNNNNNNNNNNNNNNNNNNNNNNNNNNNNNNNNNNNNNNNNNNNNNNNNNNNNNNNNNNNNNNNNNNNNNNNNNNNNNNNNNNNNNNNNNNNNNNNNNNNNNNNNNNNNNNNNNNNNNNNNNNNNNNNNNNNNNNNNNNNNNNNNNNNNNNNNNNNNNNNNNNNNNNNNNNNNNNNNNNNNNNNNNNNNNNNNNNNNNNNNNNNNNNNNNNNNNNNNNNNNNNNNNNNNNNNNNNNNNNNNNNNNNNNNNNNNNNNNNNNNNNNNNNNNNNNNNNNNNNNNNNNNNNNNNNNNNNNNNNNNNNNNNNNNNNNNNNNNNNNNNNNNNNNNNNNNNNNNNNNNNNNNNNNNNNNNNNNNNNNNNNNNNNNNNNNNNNNNNNNNNNNNNNNNNNNNNNNNNNNNNNNNNNNNNNNNNNNNNNNNNNNNNNNNNNNNNNNNNNNNNNNNNNNNNNNNNNNNNNNNNNNNNNNNNNNNNNNNNNNNNNNNNNNNNNNNNNNNNNNNNNNNNNNNNNNNNNNNNNNNNNNNNNNNNNNNNNNNNNNNNNNNNNNNNNNNNNNNNNNNNNNNNNNNNNNNNNNNNNNNNNNNNNNNNNNNNNNNNNNNNNNNNNNNNNNNNNNNNNNNNNNNNNNNNNNNNNNNNNNNNNNNNNNNNNNNNNNNNNNNNNNNNNNNNNNNNNNNNNNNNNNNNNNNNNNNNNNNNNNNNNNNNNNNNNNNNNNNNNNNNNNNNNNNNNNNNNNNNNNNNNNNNNNNNNNNNNNNNNNNNNNNNNNNNNNNNNNNNNNNNNNNNNNNNNNNNNNNNNNNNNNNNNNNNNNNNNNNNNNNNNNNNNNNNNNNNNNNNNNNNNNNNNNNNNNNNNNNNNNNNNNNNNNNNNNNNNNNNNNNNNNNNNNNNNNNNNNNNNNNNNNNNNNNNNNNNNNNNNNNNNNNNNNNNNNNNNNNNNNNNNNNNNNNNNNNNNNNNNNNNNNNNNNNNNNNNNNNNNNNNNNNNNNNNNNNNNNNNNNNNNNNNNNNNNNNNNNNNNNNNNNNNNNNNNNNNNNNNNNNNNNNNNNNNNNNNNNNNNNNNNNNNNNNNNNNNNNNNNNNNNNNNNNNNNNNNNNNNNNNNNNNNNNNNNNNNNNNNNNNNNNNNNNNNNNNNNNNNNNNNNNNNNNNNNNNNNNNNNNNNNNNNNNNNNNNNNNNNNNNNNNNNNNNNNNNNNNNNNNNNNNNNNNNNNNNNNNNNNNNNNNNNNNNNNNNNNNNNNNNNNNNNNNNNNNNNNNNNNNNNNNNNNNNNNNNNNNNNNNNNNNNNNNNNNNNNNNNNNNNNNNNNNNNNNNNNNNNNNNNNNNNNNNNNNNNNNNNNNNNNNNNNNNNNNNNNNNNNNNNNNNNNNNNNNNNNNNNNNNNNNNNNNNNNNNNNNNNNNNNNNNNNNNNNNNNNNNNNNNNNNNNNNNNNNNNNNNNNNNNNNNNNNNNNNNNNNNNNNNNNNNNNNNNNNNNNNNNNNNNNNNNNNNNNNNNNNNNNNNNNNNNNNNNNNNNNNNNNNNNNNNNNNNNNNNNNNNNNNNNNNNNNNNNNNNNNNNNNNNNNNNNNNNNNNNNNNNNNNNNNNNNNNNNNNNNNNNNNNNNNNNNNNNNNNNNNNNNNNNNNNNNNNNNNNNNNNNNNNNNNNNNNNNNNNNNNNNNNNNNNNNNNNNNNNNNNN
This genomic interval from Toxoplasma gondii ME49 chromosome VIIb, whole genome shotgun sequence contains the following:
- the SRS26A gene encoding SAG-related sequence SRS26A (encoded by transcript TGME49_259410~Gene product name based on ToxoDB Community Expert Annotation.~Signal peptide predicted by SignalP 2.0 HMM (probability 0.998) with cleavage site probability 0.836 at residue 24~Predicted trans-membrane domain (TMHMM2.0):6-29), which codes for MVCSRHSLLVFVAAGVWLATSCTAASKGLSAAIKRYPGMHVTFAAGLEGKTCTDTKGEITVQVAADETEATFKCGGTVTALYPADCNGDVCPNTELARRGDQKVQRICEDAECGKIKALNDVFPGATRDDSTGEHVHVLKFPKEDRPQKDVWYQCRTPQRTNPCKVKISVAAALKDPPAGQICSQDNSRVTIEVGKDTTEARFKCGDTLTTLDPEDCSGDSCQEEVAHDNDEPVSMIYEDESCSTAKHLDQVFPGATRHDDATNHVYKLTIPKEGRTTKAAWYQCKGSERNGNTLCKVKINVTAALPTPPTPEAKNKCTAAVEELNLSASPQLPLTFVCPHDLPLKPSETRVYDNRDGQCTNEVDLSSLVDATLSGTTQVDTLAPGDTTYTLTVRRLPPERALLCYRCSGRSAFSESFRKARGPGGEKDCLVKSTIEADPTSTN